A window of Lepidochelys kempii isolate rLepKem1 chromosome 1, rLepKem1.hap2, whole genome shotgun sequence contains these coding sequences:
- the PRICKLE1 gene encoding prickle-like protein 1, which produces MPLEMEPKVNNLTFGCQRSSTSDDDSGCALEEYTWVPPGLRPEQVQLYFACLPEEKVPYINSPGEKHRIKQLLYQLPPHDNEVRYCQSLSEEEKKELQMFSAQRKKEALGRGTIKLLSRAVMHAVCEQCGTKVNGGEIAVFASRAGPGVCWHPSCFVCSTCNELLVDLIYFYQDGKIHCGRHHAELLKPRCSACDEIIFADECTEAEGRHWHMKHFCCLECETILGGQRYIMKDGRPFCCGCFESLYAEYCETCGEHIGVDHAQMTYDGQHWHATETCFSCAQCKASLLGCPFLPKQGQIYCSKTCSLGEDVHASDSSDSAFQSARSRDSRRSVRMGKSSRSADQCRQSLLLSPALNYKFPGLSSNADDTLSRKMDDLSLSRQGASFANEDFWKGRVEQEMPEDPEEWAEHEDYMTQLLLKFGDKGLFQQPTEVDVTSNEHWISDNIIKSKSDLKKNNQSLASKKYQADMYWAQSQDGLGDSAYGSHPGPASSRKIQELDMEHVASGYKHDQTQWYEGSLECLSGLKQQEQSVRDSMDSLALSNITGASVDGESKSRPSFYSLQTFQELEAEDCEKMSNMGTLNSSMLHRSAESLKSLSSELCQERVLPEEKPAHMPVLRRSKSQSRPQQVKFSDDVIDNGDYECIEIRQPPMSERTRRRVFHFEERGNRHQHRRRRSRKSRSDNTLHLTTERRCSPKERLHFYSPQDYGKFIQNKSPHEVQAYIQNTELYGQYAHATSDYALQNQAVDKFFGLYGEEEDSWCSTSSSSSDSEEEGYFLGQPIPQPRSLRYPYYTDDLSSPSTALASSQFGQRTTKSKKKKGHKGKNCIIS; this is translated from the exons ATGCCTTTGGAGATGGAGCCAAAAGTTAACAATCTTACCTTTGGGTGTCAACGAAGCTCAACATCCGATGACGACTCTGGCTGTGCCTTGGAAGAATATACCTGGGTCCCGCCAGGTCTTAGaccagaacag GTACAGCTATACTTTGCCTGTTTGCCGGAGGAGAAAGTCCCTTACATTAACAGCCCTGGAGAAAAACATAGAATTAAACAGCTTCTGTACCAGTTGCCACCCCATGATAATGAG GTGAGATATTGTCAATCTTTAAgtgaagaagagaagaaggaaCTACAGATGTTTAGCGCTCAGCGTAAGAAGGAGGCATTGGGACGAGGAACTATTAAACTGCTCTCAAGAGCAGTAATGCATGCAGTTTGTGAACAG TGTGGTACAAAGGTAAATGGAGGTGAAATTGCAGTGTTTGCTTCAAGAGCTGGACCTGGAGTGTGCTGGCATCCATCATGTTTTGTGTGCTCTACATGTAATGAGCTTCTTGTTGACCTAATCTACTTCTACCAAGATGGAAAAATTCACTGTGGTAGACACCATGCTGAACTGCTCAAACCCCGTTGCTCAGCATGTGATGAG atcaTCTTTGCTGATGAGTGCACAGAAGCTGAGGGTCGCCATTGGCATatgaagcatttttgttgccttgAGTGTGAAACTATCCTTGGTGGACAGAGATACATTATGAAAGATGGGCGTCCATTCTGCTGTGGGTGTTTTGAATCTCTCTATGCTGAGTACTGTGAGACCTGTGGGGAACACATAG GTGTTGACCATGCTCAGATGACCTATGATGGACAGCACTGGCATGCTACGGAGACTTGCTTTTCTTGTGCTCAGTGCAAAGCCTCTCTGCTGGGTTGTCCTTTTCTTCCCAAGCAAGGACAGATTTACTGTTCAAAAACTTGTAGTTTGGGAGAAGACGTTCATGCCTCTGACTCATCTGATTCTGCATTTCAGTCTGCACGATCAAGAGACTCCAGAAGAAGTGTTCGTATGGGAAAAAGCAGCCGGTCAGCTGACCAGTGCAGACAGTCTCTCCTACTGTCACCAGCACTGAATTACAAATTCCCTGGGCTTTCTAGCAATGCTGATGATACTCTTTCTCGCAAGATGGATGACTTAAGCCTTTCAAGGCAAGGAGCAAGCTTTGCGAATGAAGATTTTTGGAAGGGAAGAGTAGAGCAGGAAATGCCTGAAGACCCTGAAGAGTGGGCTGAGCATGAAGACTACATGACTCAACTCCTCCTAAAATTTGGTGATAAAGGCCTCTTTCAGCAGCCCACTGAAGTAGATGTTACATCAAATGAACACTGGATTTCTGATAATATTATTAAAAGCAAGTcggatttgaaaaaaaataatcaaagccTGGCAAGTAAAAAATATCAGGCAGACATGTATTGGGCCCAGTCACAAGATGGTTTAGGTGATTCTGCATATGGCAGCCATCCAGGCCCTGCCAGCAGTAGAAAAATCCAAGAGTTAGATATGGAACATGTGGCTTCCGGATACAAACATGACCAAACACAATGGTATGAAGGTTCATTGGAATGTCTGTCTGGTCTGAAACAACAAGAGCAAAGTGTTCGAGATTCAATGGATTCCTTGGCTTTGTCTAACATCACAG gGGCCTCAGTGGATGGAGAAAGCAAATCAAGACCATCTTTTTATTCTTTGCAAACTttccaggagctggaggcagaggacTGTGAGAAAATGAGCAATATGGGAACTCTAAATTCTTCAATGCTCCACAGGAGTGCAgagtctttaaaaagtttaagTTCAGAGTTGTGTCAAGAAAGGGTGTTGCCAGAAGAAAAGCCAGCACACATGCCTGTACTTAGAAGATCCAAATCCCAGTCTAGACCACAACaagtaaagttttcagatgatgtTATTGACAATGGGGATTATGAGTGTATTGAAATTCGCCAACCTCCAATGAGTGAAAGGACTCGTAGGCGTGTGTTTCATTTTGAAGAACGTGGGAATCGGCACCAGCATCGTCGCAGGAGAAGTAGGAAGTCTCGGTCAGACAATACACTTCATTTAACTACAGAAAGAAGATGTTCTCCAAAAGAGAGACTTCACTTTTACTCGCCTCAGGATTATGGCAAATTTATCCAAAATAAAAGCCCTCATGAGGTTCAAGCATACATTCAAAACACAGAACTCTATGGACAGTATGCCCATGCTACATCTGATTATGCACTGCAGAACCAGGCAGTTGATAAATTTTTTGGACTGTATGGTGAGGAAGAAGACTCATGGTGTTCAACTTCATCATCATCGTCTGATTCTGAAGAGGAAGGATATTTTCTTGGACAGCCAATTCCACAGCCACGATCACTGAGATATCCATACTACACAGATGACCTTTCCAGTCCAAGCACTGCACTGGCCAGTTCTCAGTTTGGGCAAAGGACAACcaaatcaaagaagaaaaaaggacacAAAGGCAAAAACTGTATAATTTCTTAA